In one Halorubrum sp. CBA1229 genomic region, the following are encoded:
- a CDS encoding J domain-containing protein, which translates to MVVELIGTVPPWILIGTALGVVASALAAVVFYLGNRFVAPSVAAAGDGGSAAGDERRRGEIREYLTAIDERFREDHALGDVAVPFYLPERGVAITFDAHDYFRLEGEGVYTVLCEHEMPGRGLGRRLPFDVVEPDWGPDPAAEGGRRDPVAAAFAELDVDRDADAAEVKRAYRERVKETHPDQGGDEESFRRVREAYATARNHAGGGSEEADRSRPAAGAARAARSDRTDPPTGFGR; encoded by the coding sequence GTGGTCGTCGAGCTCATCGGCACGGTGCCGCCGTGGATCCTGATAGGGACCGCGCTCGGCGTCGTCGCCTCCGCGCTCGCGGCGGTCGTCTTCTACCTCGGGAACCGGTTCGTCGCCCCGAGCGTCGCCGCGGCCGGCGACGGCGGGAGCGCCGCTGGCGACGAGCGGCGCCGCGGCGAGATCCGCGAGTACCTGACGGCCATCGACGAGCGGTTCCGCGAGGACCACGCGCTCGGCGACGTGGCCGTCCCCTTCTACCTCCCCGAGCGCGGGGTCGCCATCACGTTCGACGCGCACGACTACTTCAGACTGGAGGGCGAGGGCGTCTACACCGTCCTCTGCGAACACGAGATGCCGGGCCGGGGGCTGGGCCGCCGGCTCCCGTTCGACGTGGTCGAGCCAGACTGGGGGCCGGACCCCGCCGCCGAGGGCGGTCGCCGCGACCCGGTCGCCGCCGCGTTCGCGGAGCTCGACGTCGACCGCGACGCCGACGCCGCCGAGGTGAAGCGCGCCTACCGCGAACGCGTCAAGGAGACCCACCCGGACCAGGGCGGCGACGAGGAGTCGTTCCGCCGCGTCCGCGAGGCGTACGCGACCGCCCGCAACCACGCCGGCGGCGGGAGCGAGGAGGCCGATCGGAGTCGTCCGGCCGCCGGGGCCGCCCGGGCCGCCCGGTCTGACCGCACCGATCCCCCGACGGGCTTCGGCCGGTGA
- a CDS encoding MTH865 family protein, giving the protein MSDVRAELREQFLDAFGGADFPVENQMDLVPALPDGPATKFEAGDVSLTAMELAAKLGSEQEFPYDTPEELVDDILDGLESKGMI; this is encoded by the coding sequence ATGAGTGACGTCAGAGCGGAACTCCGCGAACAGTTCCTCGACGCGTTCGGCGGCGCCGACTTCCCCGTCGAGAACCAGATGGACCTCGTCCCGGCGCTCCCGGACGGCCCGGCCACGAAGTTCGAGGCCGGCGACGTGAGCCTCACGGCGATGGAGCTGGCCGCGAAGCTGGGGAGCGAACAGGAGTTCCCCTACGACACCCCCGAGGAGCTCGTCGACGACATCCTCGACGGGCTCGAGTCGAAGGGGATGATCTGA
- a CDS encoding M42 family metallopeptidase, whose amino-acid sequence MPFDFDFDLLRELTEARGVPGYEDDVREIVRRELADTADRVRTDAMGNVVGTVEGDSDYSVAVAAHMDEIGFMVRHVTDEGFVQVDPLGGFDARVLRAQRVTVHGDEDLTGVIGSVPPHTLTEEQQEKDDEVSDVFIDLGRDAEAVEELVGVGDLVTLDQTTTRMGDRVTGKALDDRICVFAMLSAARRIEDPDVTIHFAATVQEEVGLRGASALGVDIDPDLAVALDVTVANDVPQIGEPADAVTELGEGTAIKLKDSSVITSPKVHGRLTDVAEAEGIDHQHEVLPAGGTDTAGFQNTAGAKPVGAISIPTRYLHTVTETADGDDVAATIDLLTAFLDSETGEHDYTL is encoded by the coding sequence ATGCCGTTCGACTTCGATTTCGACCTGCTGCGAGAGCTGACCGAGGCCCGCGGCGTGCCGGGGTACGAGGACGACGTCCGCGAGATCGTCCGCCGCGAGCTCGCCGACACCGCGGACCGCGTCCGCACCGACGCGATGGGGAACGTCGTCGGGACCGTCGAGGGCGACTCGGACTACTCCGTGGCCGTCGCGGCCCACATGGACGAGATCGGCTTCATGGTGCGCCACGTCACCGACGAGGGGTTCGTGCAGGTGGACCCGCTCGGCGGGTTCGACGCGCGCGTGCTCCGCGCCCAGCGCGTCACCGTCCACGGCGACGAGGACCTCACAGGGGTCATCGGCTCCGTGCCGCCGCACACGCTCACGGAGGAGCAGCAGGAGAAAGACGACGAGGTCTCGGACGTGTTCATCGACCTCGGGCGCGACGCCGAGGCGGTCGAGGAGCTGGTCGGCGTCGGCGACCTCGTCACCCTCGACCAGACGACGACGCGCATGGGCGACCGCGTGACGGGGAAGGCGCTCGACGACCGGATCTGCGTGTTCGCGATGCTTTCGGCCGCCCGCCGGATCGAGGACCCCGACGTGACGATCCACTTCGCAGCGACCGTCCAAGAGGAGGTCGGGCTCCGAGGCGCGAGCGCGCTCGGCGTCGACATCGACCCCGACCTCGCGGTCGCCTTAGACGTCACCGTCGCCAACGACGTCCCGCAGATCGGCGAGCCGGCCGACGCCGTGACCGAGCTCGGCGAGGGGACCGCGATCAAGCTCAAGGACTCCTCCGTGATCACCAGCCCGAAGGTCCACGGTCGGCTGACCGACGTGGCCGAAGCGGAGGGGATCGACCACCAGCACGAGGTGTTGCCCGCGGGCGGCACCGACACCGCCGGCTTCCAGAACACGGCCGGCGCCAAGCCCGTCGGCGCCATCTCGATCCCGACGCGGTACCTCCACACCGTCACCGAGACCGCCGACGGCGACGACGTCGCCGCGACGATCGACCTCCTCACCGCGTTCCTCGACTCCGAGACCGGCGAACACGACTACACCTTATAA
- a CDS encoding SRPBCC family protein, whose translation MDELVVSTEVYADPEEVYEFLLDFPGYARYSKYLDGVRTIEGDGGPGTRYALRFAWWKITYTAHSRVTGVEPPERIDWEITKDIDAGGCWRVTPVTDADGGENAGDSPVCEVALEVEFDPGSASPDALDLPRLVSFDWVLKKAVPLIRSEAERVVQRAVRDLEGSTRTVDLDVYVDSERI comes from the coding sequence GTGGACGAACTCGTCGTGAGCACGGAGGTGTACGCCGACCCCGAGGAGGTGTACGAGTTCCTGCTCGATTTCCCGGGCTACGCGCGCTACTCGAAGTACCTCGACGGCGTGCGGACGATCGAGGGCGACGGCGGCCCCGGCACCCGCTACGCGCTCAGGTTCGCGTGGTGGAAGATCACCTACACGGCCCACTCGCGGGTGACGGGCGTCGAGCCGCCCGAGCGGATCGACTGGGAGATCACGAAGGACATCGACGCCGGCGGGTGTTGGCGCGTGACGCCGGTAACGGACGCGGACGGGGGCGAAAACGCGGGCGACTCGCCGGTCTGCGAGGTCGCGCTCGAAGTCGAGTTCGACCCGGGATCCGCCAGCCCGGACGCGCTCGACCTGCCCCGGCTCGTCTCCTTCGACTGGGTGTTAAAGAAGGCGGTCCCCCTCATCCGGTCCGAGGCGGAGCGCGTGGTCCAGCGCGCCGTCCGCGACTTAGAGGGCTCGACCCGCACCGTTGACCTCGACGTGTACGTCGACTCCGAGCGGATCTGA
- a CDS encoding PHP-associated domain-containing protein has translation MTRSRTRVDAHVKVLDDDVVALAKERGIDALVYAPHFTRLRTVQERAARYADDDLTIVPAREVFTGDWGNRRHLLVLGLHEPVPDYITFEAAMAEVERQDAVVLVPHPGFATISLTRPEIAAHAERLAAVETYNTKLLPHQNTRTRRIAEVTDMPGFGSSYAHLPGTVGEAWTEFDGDLSDADAVVDAFREERPRTVVHRGGVRHQLRGLLEFAHLGYENTWEKLDRLFLSGDEPTLPSNVAYEGRFNDVSVYSGTLSDYRPK, from the coding sequence GTGACCCGATCGAGAACGCGCGTCGACGCCCACGTCAAGGTGCTCGACGACGACGTCGTGGCCCTCGCGAAGGAGCGGGGGATCGACGCACTCGTGTACGCGCCGCACTTCACTCGGCTCCGGACGGTCCAAGAGCGCGCGGCCCGATACGCCGACGACGACCTGACGATCGTCCCGGCCCGCGAGGTGTTCACCGGCGACTGGGGAAACCGCCGACACCTCCTCGTTCTCGGCCTGCACGAGCCCGTCCCCGACTACATCACCTTCGAGGCGGCGATGGCCGAGGTCGAGCGGCAGGACGCCGTCGTGCTCGTCCCGCACCCCGGCTTCGCCACCATCTCGCTCACCCGACCGGAGATCGCGGCCCACGCCGAGCGCCTCGCCGCGGTCGAGACGTACAACACCAAGCTCCTCCCTCACCAGAACACCAGGACGCGGCGGATCGCCGAGGTGACGGATATGCCCGGCTTCGGCTCCTCGTACGCGCACCTGCCCGGCACGGTCGGCGAGGCGTGGACCGAGTTCGACGGCGACCTCTCCGACGCGGACGCGGTCGTCGACGCCTTCCGCGAGGAACGTCCCCGGACGGTGGTCCACCGCGGCGGGGTCCGGCACCAGCTCCGCGGGCTCCTCGAGTTCGCCCACCTCGGCTACGAGAACACCTGGGAGAAGCTGGACCGCCTGTTCCTCTCGGGCGACGAGCCGACCCTCCCGAGCAACGTCGCCTACGAGGGCCGGTTCAACGACGTGAGCGTCTACTCCGGGACGCTGTCGGATTACCGGCCGAAGTGA
- a CDS encoding metal-dependent hydrolase, protein MNKRGHVLNALLLALGLGFVIEPGLDMATARTTAQITVPIVLGALFPDVDTAFGRHRKTLHSLPVLAVFVAYPLVFGNLQYVWIGVLTHYLLDVVGSRRGIALFHPLSDTEYGLPSGVTTSSKYADLVTVVITALELAAFWALHTYVVTLDLDVSAATQAASEAAAGFGI, encoded by the coding sequence ATGAACAAACGCGGTCACGTCCTCAACGCGCTGTTGCTCGCGCTCGGACTCGGCTTCGTCATCGAGCCCGGCCTCGACATGGCGACGGCGCGGACCACCGCCCAGATCACCGTGCCGATCGTGTTGGGGGCGCTGTTCCCCGACGTCGACACGGCGTTCGGGCGCCACCGGAAGACGCTCCACAGCCTCCCGGTGCTCGCCGTCTTCGTCGCGTACCCGCTCGTCTTCGGCAACCTCCAGTACGTCTGGATCGGCGTGTTGACCCACTACCTCCTCGACGTCGTCGGGAGCCGCCGCGGCATCGCGCTGTTCCACCCCCTGTCGGACACGGAGTACGGGCTCCCGAGCGGTGTGACGACGAGCAGCAAGTACGCCGACCTCGTCACCGTGGTCATCACCGCGCTGGAGCTGGCGGCGTTCTGGGCGCTCCACACCTACGTCGTGACGCTCGACCTGGACGTTTCGGCCGCGACGCAGGCCGCGAGCGAGGCGGCGGCCGGGTTCGGAATCTGA
- a CDS encoding pyridoxal phosphate-dependent aminotransferase, whose translation MEYEEPKFFHVMQYAAAADGDVIDMVSGNPDWEPPAALREALRGYADLPPDDFQYPPSEGLFELREAIAERRNVDVDRVVVTNGTGEANYLAMARAFERDAGDEAILTDPVYPYYPGKVDMLGGEATFVPTERDGGLDVAAIREAASGDTALIVLNTPNNPTGAVYDLDAIREVVAVGDEVDALVMVDEVYDHFDLTGEFESALTLDSDRVIVTSGFSKSMAITGFRVGYGVFPDEHVGDAKTRHMLVNVAGARPSQYAVHHALAETPPEYYAEARELLAKRADAFTDALDAAGAEYSRPEGAFYVLARFEGFPGTMANVKRLVDEAGVAGMPGEAFGSARDEWIRFALVTPRAVEAAERLAEYFGE comes from the coding sequence ATGGAGTACGAGGAGCCGAAGTTCTTCCACGTGATGCAGTACGCGGCCGCGGCCGACGGCGACGTCATCGACATGGTGAGCGGCAACCCCGACTGGGAGCCGCCGGCCGCGCTGCGGGAGGCGCTCCGCGGGTACGCCGACCTCCCGCCCGACGACTTCCAGTACCCGCCGAGCGAGGGACTGTTCGAGCTCCGGGAGGCGATCGCCGAGCGCCGGAACGTCGACGTCGACCGCGTGGTCGTCACGAACGGGACCGGCGAGGCGAACTACCTCGCGATGGCGCGCGCCTTCGAGCGCGACGCTGGCGACGAGGCCATCCTCACCGACCCCGTCTACCCGTACTACCCGGGGAAGGTGGACATGCTCGGCGGCGAGGCGACGTTCGTCCCGACCGAGCGTGACGGGGGGCTCGACGTCGCGGCGATCCGCGAAGCCGCGAGCGGGGACACGGCGCTTATCGTCCTGAACACGCCGAACAACCCGACCGGGGCCGTCTACGACCTCGACGCGATCCGGGAGGTGGTCGCGGTCGGGGACGAGGTCGACGCCCTGGTCATGGTCGACGAGGTGTACGATCACTTCGACCTGACCGGCGAGTTCGAGTCCGCGTTGACGCTCGACTCCGACCGCGTGATCGTCACCAGCGGCTTCTCGAAGTCGATGGCGATCACGGGGTTCCGAGTGGGATACGGGGTGTTCCCCGACGAGCACGTCGGCGACGCGAAGACGCGGCATATGCTCGTGAACGTCGCCGGTGCGCGACCCTCGCAGTACGCGGTCCACCACGCGCTCGCGGAGACGCCGCCCGAGTACTACGCGGAGGCCCGCGAGCTGCTCGCGAAGCGCGCGGACGCGTTCACCGACGCGCTCGACGCGGCCGGCGCCGAGTACAGCCGCCCCGAGGGAGCCTTCTACGTACTGGCGCGCTTCGAGGGGTTCCCCGGGACGATGGCGAACGTGAAGCGCCTCGTGGACGAGGCCGGCGTCGCGGGGATGCCCGGCGAGGCGTTCGGCAGCGCGCGCGACGAGTGGATCCGGTTCGCCCTCGTCACCCCCCGAGCCGTAGAGGCCGCGGAGCGACTGGCGGAGTACTTCGGCGAGTAA
- a CDS encoding RNA-guided endonuclease TnpB family protein — protein sequence MDVRRTAVVKLDLSDEQRDALHRTAEQYLYCANRTADYCWSDTSYTECKTNKREVRDALYADLREETDLQAQLVQAAIKRAVEAVKACVERWKKGQRVSQPTFTAETMDYDTRSATFYRNKVSLATVEGRVEPSFVLPADSPTPYERYVLSENYEFRESTLRYDAATDEFYLNISTRRTDGDDEVSEDTGHSDQTVLGIDLGVNSLAVSSTGTFWQGDDYDHWCREFEKRRGEMQRRGTQAAHKALLRLGKREEAWRKQYIHTIANELVSEAVEHDCDVIAFEDLSDIRERLPHAKWHHVWAFRRLFEYVSYKAPERGVSVEQVEPSHTSQRCSRTDCGFTHEGNRHGEQFECQKCGYEVNADYNAAKNIGVRYARKRQHKLRSSPKSGSGDAQVDVRVNGGMLNGKSYQPIAGD from the coding sequence ATGGACGTGCGTCGAACTGCCGTCGTGAAACTCGACCTTTCCGACGAGCAACGTGATGCACTCCACCGAACTGCCGAGCAATACCTGTATTGCGCGAACCGAACCGCCGACTACTGTTGGTCCGACACCTCCTACACTGAGTGTAAGACCAACAAGCGAGAGGTTCGTGACGCGCTCTACGCCGACCTTCGAGAGGAGACAGACCTACAGGCCCAACTTGTCCAAGCCGCTATCAAACGCGCTGTCGAAGCCGTCAAAGCGTGTGTCGAACGGTGGAAAAAGGGACAGCGCGTCTCTCAACCGACGTTCACCGCTGAAACGATGGACTACGACACACGGAGCGCGACGTTCTACCGGAACAAGGTGTCGCTGGCAACTGTTGAGGGCCGAGTTGAACCGTCGTTCGTTCTCCCAGCAGACAGTCCGACGCCCTACGAGCGGTACGTACTCTCCGAGAACTACGAGTTCCGCGAGAGTACGCTTCGGTACGACGCGGCCACTGACGAGTTCTACCTCAACATTTCGACGCGGCGGACAGACGGTGACGATGAGGTTTCGGAAGATACCGGGCACTCCGACCAAACGGTCCTCGGTATCGACCTCGGCGTCAACAGCCTCGCTGTGTCCTCAACTGGCACGTTTTGGCAGGGGGACGACTACGACCACTGGTGTCGTGAGTTCGAGAAGCGACGTGGCGAGATGCAACGGCGCGGCACGCAGGCCGCACACAAGGCCCTGCTTCGCCTCGGGAAGCGAGAGGAAGCCTGGCGCAAACAGTACATCCACACGATCGCCAACGAACTCGTCTCGGAAGCCGTCGAACACGACTGCGACGTAATCGCGTTCGAGGACTTGAGCGACATTCGAGAGCGGCTTCCACACGCGAAGTGGCACCACGTCTGGGCGTTCCGACGCCTGTTTGAATACGTCTCCTACAAAGCCCCTGAACGGGGGGTCTCCGTGGAGCAGGTCGAGCCGAGCCACACATCCCAACGCTGTTCTCGAACGGACTGTGGGTTTACGCACGAGGGCAACCGCCACGGCGAACAGTTTGAGTGCCAGAAATGCGGGTACGAGGTGAACGCGGATTACAACGCTGCAAAGAATATTGGCGTGCGGTACGCTCGGAAGCGACAACACAAACTCCGTTCCTCGCCCAAGTCGGGGAGCGGAGACGCACAAGTAGACGTGCGTGTGAATGGTGGGATGTTGAACGGTAAGAGTTACCAGCCTATTGCTGGGGACTGA
- a CDS encoding FAD-dependent oxidoreductase, with amino-acid sequence MDTTATVSAVESVGRDTYALRFDAPDGFAAEPGQFVKLGTEIDGESVARFYTLSSPTVGDTFEVTVEIDPEEGGDFSAFLAGVESGTEMTLSGPFGDQYYDGEPRAVVIAGGPGVGPAVAIAERALDDGAEAAVVYRDDDVSHADRLERLAERGGTVSLLDAAEELDDAVAEALTGTEGETVFVYGFADLVADAEAAIEAAGGDADAAKVENFG; translated from the coding sequence ATGGACACGACAGCGACGGTCAGCGCGGTCGAGTCGGTCGGCCGCGACACGTATGCCCTCCGGTTCGACGCGCCGGACGGGTTCGCCGCCGAACCCGGTCAGTTCGTCAAGCTCGGCACGGAGATCGACGGCGAGTCGGTCGCCCGGTTTTACACTCTCTCGTCGCCGACGGTCGGCGACACCTTCGAGGTCACGGTCGAAATCGACCCCGAGGAGGGCGGCGACTTCTCCGCGTTCCTCGCCGGCGTCGAGTCGGGCACGGAGATGACGCTCTCCGGCCCGTTCGGCGACCAGTACTACGACGGCGAGCCGCGAGCGGTCGTGATCGCGGGCGGTCCGGGCGTCGGGCCGGCGGTCGCCATCGCGGAGCGCGCGCTCGACGACGGCGCCGAGGCCGCGGTCGTCTACCGCGACGACGACGTGTCGCACGCGGACCGGTTAGAACGGCTGGCGGAGCGCGGGGGCACGGTCTCCCTGCTCGACGCGGCGGAGGAACTGGACGACGCGGTCGCCGAGGCGCTGACGGGCACCGAGGGCGAGACGGTCTTCGTCTACGGCTTCGCCGATCTCGTGGCCGACGCCGAGGCCGCGATCGAGGCCGCCGGCGGCGACGCCGACGCCGCGAAGGTCGAAAACTTCGGCTAA
- a CDS encoding 2-oxoacid:acceptor oxidoreductase subunit alpha — MAADFNWAVGGEAGDGIDSTGKIFAQALSRAGRHVFTSKDFASRIRGGYTAYKVRTSVDKVQSVVDRLDVLIALTPRTIEENLEELHEGSVIIYDGERTTMQDVEIPDEMIGIDVPLKRLAEEAGGAIMRNVVALGAACEVAEFPIENLDSALEKRFADKGQKLVDNNKEAARAGRSYVAEEFDHEFDYDLETTDEDYVLLNGDEAIGMGAIAAGCRFYAGYPITPATDVMTYLTGRIERYGGHVVQAEDELSAINMALGAARGGARSMTATSGPGIDLMTETFGLIATSETPLVICNVMRSGPSTGMPTKQEQGDLNQMLYGGHGEVPRFVLAPTTIDECFWKTVEAFNLAEKYQLPVYLTADLSMAVTEQTFSPDTFDMDEVEVDRGFVVDEADIDDHMSDSGGFQPHEITDDGVSPRAFPGTADGAHMSTGLEHDEQGRRTEDTEMRVEQVDKRNRKVETAREREDWSPREFGDADADTLVITWGSNEGALAEAVDILDDEGQDVRVLSVPYIFPRPDLSEDVADAETVVVVECNEQGQFADLVEHDVLERVDRVNKYNGVRFKADELAAEIKATLAEGAEA; from the coding sequence ATGGCCGCGGACTTCAACTGGGCCGTCGGCGGAGAGGCCGGCGACGGCATCGACTCGACCGGGAAGATCTTCGCGCAAGCGCTCTCTCGGGCGGGTCGACACGTGTTCACGTCGAAGGACTTCGCCTCGCGGATCCGGGGCGGCTACACCGCCTACAAGGTGCGAACCTCCGTCGACAAGGTACAGAGCGTCGTTGACCGGCTCGACGTGCTCATCGCGTTGACTCCTCGGACGATCGAGGAGAACCTCGAGGAGCTCCACGAGGGGTCGGTGATCATCTACGACGGCGAGCGGACCACGATGCAGGACGTCGAGATCCCCGACGAGATGATCGGGATCGACGTCCCCCTCAAGCGGCTGGCCGAGGAGGCCGGCGGCGCGATCATGCGGAACGTCGTCGCGCTCGGCGCGGCCTGCGAGGTCGCCGAGTTCCCCATCGAGAACCTCGACTCCGCCCTCGAGAAGCGGTTCGCGGACAAGGGCCAGAAGCTCGTCGACAACAACAAGGAGGCCGCCCGCGCGGGGCGGTCGTACGTCGCCGAGGAGTTCGACCACGAGTTCGACTACGACTTAGAGACCACCGACGAGGACTACGTTCTCCTCAACGGCGACGAGGCCATCGGGATGGGCGCCATCGCGGCCGGCTGCCGCTTCTACGCCGGCTACCCGATCACGCCCGCGACCGACGTGATGACGTATCTCACCGGTCGGATCGAGCGTTACGGCGGCCACGTCGTGCAGGCGGAAGACGAGCTCTCCGCGATCAACATGGCGCTCGGCGCGGCCCGCGGGGGCGCGCGATCGATGACCGCGACCTCCGGCCCCGGGATCGACCTGATGACGGAGACATTCGGGCTCATCGCCACCTCGGAGACGCCGCTCGTCATCTGTAACGTGATGCGCTCGGGTCCCTCCACCGGGATGCCGACGAAACAGGAGCAGGGCGACTTAAACCAGATGCTGTACGGCGGCCACGGCGAGGTGCCGCGGTTCGTCCTCGCGCCGACGACGATAGACGAGTGCTTCTGGAAGACGGTCGAGGCGTTCAACCTCGCCGAGAAGTACCAGCTCCCCGTCTACCTCACCGCCGACCTCTCGATGGCGGTCACCGAGCAGACGTTCTCCCCGGACACGTTCGATATGGACGAGGTGGAGGTCGACCGCGGCTTCGTCGTCGACGAGGCCGACATCGACGACCACATGAGCGACTCCGGCGGCTTCCAGCCCCACGAGATCACCGACGACGGGGTCTCGCCGCGGGCGTTCCCCGGCACGGCCGACGGCGCGCACATGTCCACCGGCCTCGAACACGACGAGCAGGGCCGCCGGACCGAGGACACCGAGATGCGCGTCGAACAGGTCGACAAGCGCAACCGGAAGGTCGAGACGGCCCGCGAGCGCGAGGACTGGAGCCCGCGCGAGTTCGGCGACGCCGACGCCGACACGCTCGTGATCACGTGGGGCTCGAACGAGGGCGCGCTCGCCGAGGCGGTCGACATCCTCGACGACGAGGGGCAGGACGTGCGGGTGCTCTCGGTCCCGTACATCTTCCCGCGGCCGGACCTCTCCGAGGACGTCGCGGACGCGGAGACCGTCGTCGTCGTCGAGTGTAACGAGCAGGGACAGTTCGCGGACCTGGTCGAACACGACGTCTTAGAGCGCGTCGACCGGGTGAACAAGTACAACGGCGTGCGGTTCAAGGCCGACGAACTCGCAGCGGAGATTAAAGCGACCCTCGCGGAGGGGGCGGAGGCGTAA
- a CDS encoding 2-oxoacid:ferredoxin oxidoreductase subunit beta, with protein sequence MSSDIRFTDFKSDKQPTWCPGCGDFGTMNGMMKALAETGNDPDNTFVVAGIGCSGKIGTYMHSYALHGVHGRALPVGTGVKMARPDIEVMVAGGDGDGYSIGAGHFVHAVRRNVDMTYVVMDNRIYGLTKGQASPTSREDFETSTSPDGPKQPPVNPHALALASGATFIAQSFSSDALRHQEIIQKAVEHDGFGFVNVYSPCVTFNDVDTYDYFRDSLVDLKETDHDPTDREDAKDAILNSEQEYQGVIYQDEDSVPYHEQHGVDEDMSVIPDGAPEGATDLVREFY encoded by the coding sequence ATGAGCTCAGACATTCGATTCACCGACTTCAAGTCCGACAAGCAGCCGACGTGGTGCCCGGGATGCGGCGACTTCGGGACCATGAACGGGATGATGAAGGCGCTCGCGGAGACGGGGAACGACCCCGACAACACCTTCGTCGTCGCCGGCATCGGCTGCTCCGGAAAGATCGGCACGTACATGCACAGCTACGCGCTCCACGGCGTTCACGGGCGCGCACTTCCGGTCGGGACCGGCGTCAAGATGGCCCGCCCCGACATCGAAGTGATGGTCGCCGGCGGCGACGGCGACGGCTACTCCATCGGTGCGGGCCACTTCGTCCACGCCGTCCGGCGCAACGTCGACATGACGTACGTCGTGATGGACAACCGCATCTACGGGCTGACGAAGGGGCAGGCGTCGCCCACCTCCCGGGAGGACTTCGAGACGTCGACGAGCCCGGACGGGCCGAAGCAGCCGCCCGTCAACCCGCACGCGCTGGCGCTGGCGTCGGGCGCGACGTTCATCGCGCAGTCGTTCTCCTCGGACGCGCTCCGCCATCAGGAGATCATCCAGAAGGCGGTCGAGCACGACGGGTTCGGCTTCGTGAACGTCTACTCGCCGTGCGTCACCTTCAACGACGTCGACACGTACGACTACTTCCGCGACTCGCTCGTCGACCTGAAGGAGACCGACCACGACCCGACCGACCGCGAGGACGCGAAGGACGCCATCCTCAACTCCGAGCAGGAGTATCAGGGCGTCATCTACCAAGACGAAGACTCCGTGCCGTACCACGAGCAGCACGGCGTCGACGAGGACATGTCCGTCATCCCGGACGGCGCGCCGGAGGGCGCGACGGACCTGGTCCGCGAGTTCTACTGA